In Mycolicibacterium phocaicum, one DNA window encodes the following:
- a CDS encoding lytic transglycosylase domain-containing protein encodes MLRARWLRASAVVAATALLMASSCSFQPGYLRGVPPPPGPAVPPINTHVKGRGADQLHDWAEHLAPPLGIPVMALEAYGYAARVAEVENPKCHIAWTTLAGIGMVESHHGTYRGATIAPNGDVTPPIRGVPLDGTMNNLRIPDTDSGGMDSDDAVDRAMGPMQFIPDTWRLYGVDANNTGFASPDNIDDAALSAAGYLCYRGKDLSSPHGWMDALYAYNLSDDYARAVRDWATAYANGHQR; translated from the coding sequence GTGTTGCGAGCGCGATGGCTGCGGGCGAGCGCTGTTGTCGCCGCGACGGCGCTCCTGATGGCCTCGAGCTGCTCATTTCAACCCGGTTACCTGCGCGGAGTACCGCCGCCGCCCGGGCCCGCCGTGCCCCCGATCAACACCCACGTGAAGGGGCGGGGCGCGGACCAGCTGCATGACTGGGCCGAGCATCTGGCCCCACCTCTCGGCATTCCGGTCATGGCCCTGGAGGCCTACGGGTACGCCGCGCGCGTGGCCGAGGTCGAGAACCCGAAGTGCCACATCGCGTGGACGACCCTGGCCGGCATCGGCATGGTCGAAAGTCACCACGGCACCTACCGTGGCGCGACCATCGCCCCGAACGGTGACGTCACGCCCCCGATTCGCGGCGTGCCACTCGACGGCACCATGAACAACCTGCGGATTCCGGACACCGACTCCGGCGGTATGGACAGCGACGACGCCGTCGACCGCGCGATGGGGCCGATGCAGTTCATCCCGGACACCTGGCGGTTGTACGGCGTCGACGCCAACAACACCGGGTTCGCCAGCCCCGACAACATCGACGACGCCGCGCTGTCGGCGGCGGGTTATCTCTGCTACCGCGGCAAGGATCTGTCCAGCCCGCACGGCTGGATGGACGCGCTGTACGCCTACAACCTGTCCGACGACTACGCCCGCGCGGTGCGGGACTGGGCGACGGCGTACGCGAACGGGCATCAGAGATAG
- the efeU gene encoding iron uptake transporter permease EfeU, whose amino-acid sequence MTTTFAVSTSLVAAGPGVSSQLFGSLLIGLREGLETAIVVTILIAFLVKSDRRDALKWVWLGVAAAIAMTIGVFLSIQLSENTISGLAAEAIAGVASLVAVIIVTTMVLWMRKAAATISGELRSDMARALETGGMAVATLAFLAVGREGVETALFMVGYANASTAWPLAGLVIGLLIAVVVAYGMYAGAVRINLAKFFKYTGAFLVVVAAGILSYAVHALQTVGWLPGLGAKAFDMTGAFNWSSWYGQVIQGVFNISPAPSILQFVCWLAYLLVVLTLFLRPVAAKPAPAATLERSAK is encoded by the coding sequence ATGACCACCACTTTCGCGGTCTCGACATCGCTGGTCGCCGCCGGCCCCGGCGTCTCCTCACAGCTATTTGGCAGCTTGCTGATCGGGCTTCGCGAAGGCCTGGAAACTGCGATCGTCGTCACCATCCTCATCGCCTTCCTCGTGAAGTCCGACCGCCGCGACGCCCTCAAATGGGTCTGGCTCGGCGTCGCCGCCGCCATCGCGATGACCATCGGCGTGTTCCTCTCCATCCAGCTCAGCGAGAACACCATCTCCGGCCTGGCGGCCGAGGCCATCGCCGGCGTCGCCTCCCTGGTGGCGGTGATCATCGTGACGACCATGGTGCTGTGGATGCGCAAAGCCGCCGCCACCATCTCCGGCGAGCTGCGCAGCGACATGGCGCGCGCCCTGGAGACCGGCGGCATGGCCGTTGCCACGCTCGCGTTCCTGGCCGTCGGCCGCGAGGGCGTCGAAACGGCCCTGTTCATGGTCGGCTACGCCAACGCGTCCACCGCATGGCCGCTGGCCGGACTCGTGATCGGCCTGCTCATCGCCGTCGTCGTCGCGTACGGCATGTACGCCGGCGCGGTACGGATCAACCTGGCCAAGTTCTTCAAATACACCGGCGCGTTCCTCGTCGTCGTCGCCGCGGGCATCCTGTCGTACGCCGTCCACGCGCTGCAGACCGTCGGCTGGCTGCCCGGCCTGGGCGCCAAGGCCTTCGACATGACGGGCGCCTTCAACTGGTCGTCGTGGTACGGCCAGGTGATCCAGGGCGTCTTCAACATCAGCCCCGCCCCCTCGATCCTGCAGTTCGTCTGCTGGCTGGCCTACCTTCTGGTCGTCCTGACGCTGTTCCTGCGACCTGTCGCAGCCAAACCCGCCCCTGCTGCCACCCTCGAAAGGTCCGCTAAGTGA
- the efeO gene encoding iron uptake system protein EfeO, giving the protein MKLAALNVKTGVAASAALLAGLTAVSACTSKSDENKSASGEITVTASDDACKLSATSAKTGTSTFVVTNNGTKVTEFYVYGPGDKVMGEIENVSPGLQRKLIVQLPEAGTYKTACKPGMVGDGIRGDFTVTGDTVKIDDTGKFKDAADFYKKYVVEQTTALVPATEAFAAAVKKGDVAGAKAQYPKARTFYERIEPVAESFPDDLDPRIDLREADVKPGDKWTGFHVLEKQLWVTGLQPDAGALADQLVADVKELEAGVKDPKWTIDSTKIAGGAQELLDEIAKTKITGEEDIFSHTDLWDIQANIEGSRTAVGSVDPILDERNPQLGKDVDAAFENVQKLLDKWRQGDGFISYDKVTEPERQELSRAVDALSKEVSEVQGVVAKQ; this is encoded by the coding sequence GTGAAACTCGCTGCCCTCAACGTCAAGACCGGCGTGGCCGCCTCGGCGGCCCTGCTCGCCGGCCTGACCGCGGTCTCCGCGTGCACCTCCAAGTCGGACGAGAACAAGTCCGCCTCCGGCGAGATCACCGTGACCGCCTCCGACGACGCCTGCAAGCTGTCGGCGACGTCCGCCAAGACGGGCACCAGCACCTTCGTCGTCACCAACAACGGCACCAAGGTCACCGAGTTCTACGTGTACGGCCCCGGCGACAAGGTCATGGGTGAGATCGAGAACGTCTCTCCCGGCCTGCAGCGCAAGCTGATCGTGCAGCTGCCCGAAGCCGGCACCTACAAGACCGCGTGCAAGCCCGGCATGGTCGGCGACGGCATCCGCGGCGACTTCACCGTCACCGGCGACACCGTCAAGATCGACGACACCGGCAAGTTCAAGGACGCCGCGGACTTCTACAAGAAGTACGTCGTCGAGCAGACCACCGCCCTGGTGCCCGCCACCGAGGCGTTCGCCGCCGCCGTGAAGAAGGGTGACGTCGCCGGCGCCAAGGCGCAGTACCCGAAGGCGCGCACCTTCTACGAGCGCATCGAGCCCGTCGCCGAGTCGTTCCCGGACGATCTGGACCCCCGGATCGACCTGCGCGAAGCCGACGTCAAGCCGGGCGACAAGTGGACCGGCTTCCATGTCCTGGAGAAGCAGCTGTGGGTCACCGGGCTGCAGCCAGACGCGGGCGCCCTCGCCGACCAGCTGGTCGCCGACGTCAAGGAGCTCGAGGCCGGCGTCAAGGATCCGAAGTGGACCATCGACTCCACCAAGATCGCCGGTGGCGCGCAGGAACTGCTGGACGAGATCGCCAAGACCAAGATCACCGGCGAAGAAGACATCTTCAGCCACACCGACCTGTGGGACATCCAGGCCAACATCGAGGGCTCGCGCACCGCGGTCGGCTCGGTGGACCCCATCCTCGACGAGCGCAACCCGCAGCTGGGCAAGGACGTCGACGCGGCCTTCGAGAATGTCCAGAAGCTGCTGGACAAGTGGCGCCAGGGCGACGGCTTCATCTCGTACGACAAGGTGACCGAGCCTGAGCGGCAAGAACTTTCGCGCGCCGTCGACGCCTTGAGCAAGGAGGTCAGCGAGGTGCAGGGTGTCGTCGCCAAGCAGTGA